The following proteins are co-located in the Pyrobaculum calidifontis JCM 11548 genome:
- a CDS encoding (Fe-S)-binding protein: MTAAYDEVYKCVHCGFCLPTCPTYLATGVEGMSPRGRLYLIRAVLEGRARPTKDLLEYLDACVYCLRCETACPSGVKYGAVYEQFFKEHRKELQSITYSRYLPLFNALNTGPGLALARVGGSLVKELGALVAGRDVRMYVGKEFKAKGERVGRVALFVAPDCVAWRYKGKMVEAAIRVLTWNGYDVVVPRFRCCGAPYRHSGQFEKSEELAKYNKAVVGQLGRIDYVVVANSGGCQAELMRYFDNVVDVFQLLAKNGVRERLGPVKLRLALQHSCHLMNVAKAHTHIVALLSKVPELKVVPLPSADVCCGGGALYPMRHRDIANKILEVKRREVFEIKPDGILVESPACLQQLSKLGVPVYTPIEILDLSYKNANNLKYLDLEIG; the protein is encoded by the coding sequence ATGACGGCGGCATACGACGAGGTGTATAAGTGCGTCCACTGCGGCTTCTGCCTCCCCACGTGTCCCACATACCTCGCCACAGGCGTGGAGGGGATGAGCCCCCGCGGCAGGCTGTACCTCATCAGAGCGGTGCTAGAAGGCCGGGCAAGGCCCACCAAAGACCTCCTCGAATACCTAGACGCATGCGTCTACTGCCTCCGTTGCGAAACCGCCTGCCCCTCCGGAGTGAAATACGGCGCGGTGTATGAACAATTCTTCAAAGAGCATAGGAAAGAGCTCCAGTCCATCACCTACAGCCGCTACCTGCCCCTCTTCAACGCCCTAAACACGGGCCCCGGCCTCGCCTTGGCCCGCGTGGGTGGCAGCCTTGTGAAAGAGCTCGGGGCCCTGGTCGCTGGCAGGGACGTGAGAATGTATGTGGGGAAGGAGTTTAAGGCCAAGGGGGAGAGAGTCGGCAGAGTAGCCCTCTTCGTTGCCCCAGACTGTGTGGCGTGGCGCTACAAGGGGAAGATGGTGGAGGCCGCCATCCGTGTCTTGACGTGGAACGGCTATGACGTGGTGGTGCCGCGCTTCCGTTGTTGCGGTGCGCCTTATAGACACAGCGGCCAGTTTGAAAAAAGCGAAGAGCTGGCCAAGTATAACAAGGCTGTGGTGGGACAACTTGGCCGCATAGACTACGTCGTAGTTGCAAATTCTGGAGGTTGCCAAGCCGAATTAATGAGGTACTTTGACAACGTTGTCGACGTGTTTCAGCTGTTGGCCAAGAACGGCGTGAGGGAGAGACTGGGGCCTGTTAAACTTAGACTGGCGCTGCAACACAGTTGTCATCTCATGAACGTGGCCAAGGCCCATACGCACATTGTTGCTCTACTGTCAAAAGTGCCGGAGCTTAAAGTCGTCCCCTTGCCAAGCGCCGACGTCTGTTGCGGAGGTGGCGCACTCTACCCCATGCGCCATAGAGATATTGCAAATAAGATCCTAGAAGTAAAAAGGCGTGAAGTCTTCGAGATAAAACCCGATGGAATATTAGTGGAAAGTCCTGCGTGTTTGCAACAATTGTCGAAGCTAGGCGTGCCCGTCTACACCCCTATTGAAATTTTAGATTTATCATATAAGAATGCAAATAATTTAAAATATCTTGATTTAGAAATTGGTTAA